AAAGGAACAGGCAAAAGGGATAAGCCCGTCTAAGCTTAAACCTACGGATGTGCCTAAAATATCCTGCTCTGAGATCCCCAGATTAAAAAACCTTTCCGGGAATTCTTTTTTGAAATATTCAGCTCGTGTGGAATCCTCTAAGTCACCTGAAAGCACCACTATTTTTTTGTTTTTTCTTCCTAACTCTACCAGCGCTTCTCCAAATCCATCTCTTGTTGCTTTCATTTCTGCCATATCTTTCTCCCTTTGATCTAAAACCCCAACTCGGAAAGAGCGGTTTTAA
This sequence is a window from Candidatus Zixiibacteriota bacterium. Protein-coding genes within it:
- a CDS encoding transketolase family protein, yielding MAEMKATRDGFGEALVELGRKNKKIVVLSGDLEDSTRAEYFKKEFPERFFNLGISEQDILGTSVGLSLDGLIPFACSF